In Sardina pilchardus chromosome 8, fSarPil1.1, whole genome shotgun sequence, a genomic segment contains:
- the LOC134089744 gene encoding TOG array regulator of axonemal microtubules protein 1-like: MVAMFDAMLPLPSLQSQHQLLPHLQPHLLPLPHCPHGPLQPLHASAAPGQRKLLAPIPPASPHHQLQRSVRGTLRPLSAQQKERQTNRKILQEVLELAEEIVLQEEHAALNDARALAQTGSSVGSFRPVARRTPLAPSTLPLINSPIAPAVPAPPKTTRQFQSRLPRLKKTMSLNVVTETEQKAVESGTGRKEETRERKEVMKRKGKEERHTNKTQLAKNLPELTRLRPLSCPEEALLQAFRVLSDDDWEKKIKALISIRSLAQHHSEVLLPRLHDVCLAVNKEVRHLRSAVSCAAMVTLAHLFAHLGQDMDAEAEGAARTLLPKAGESGSFVKDMDLALGYMVYSITPIRSMNALINGGLSHKHTAVRKSTARHLEKVTEVMGAAYLLSGKKDPSLTARFIQVASCLALDHALEVRNQARNILSVVASHPDLIKMVERFAPLSDQIRIKDFINTCQ; this comes from the exons ATGGTGGCCATGTTTGATGCCATGTtgcctcttccctctctgcaGTCACAGCATCAGCTGCTTCCGCATCTCCAGCCTCATCTTCTGCCCTTGCCCCACTGTCCCCACGGCCCACTCCAGCCCTTGCATGCCAGTGCGGCACCTGGCCAGCGGAAGCTGCTTGCCCCCATACCCCCTGcatccccccaccaccagctgCAGCGGTCTGTGAGGGGTACGCTGAGACCCCTGAGCGCTCAGCAGAAGGAGCGCCAGACCAACAGGAAAATCCTGCAGGAGGTCCTGGAACTGGCCGAGGAGATTGTCCTTCAGGAGGAGCACGCCGCTCTCAATGATGCCAGGGCCTTGGCCCAAACAGGCAGCTCTGTGGGCAGCTTCAGGCCCGTGGCTCGCAGGACCCCGTTGGCACCCAGTACTCTGCCCCTCATCAATTCCCCAATTGCTCCTGCTGTCCCCGCCCCCCCAAAGACAACCAGACAGTTCCAGAGTAGACTACCCCGTCTCAAGAAGACAATGTCACTCAATGTGGTCACTGAGACAG AGCAAAAGGCCGTTGAGTCTGGGacagggaggaaggaggagacaaGGGAGCGTAAGGAGGTGATGaagaggaaagggaaagaggagaggcacACCAACAAGACCCAGCTGGCCAAGAATCTCCCAGAGTTGACCAGACTACGCCCTCTGTCCTGTCCCGAGGAGGCCCTCCTGCAGGCCTTTAGAGTGCTCAGCGACGATGACTG GGAGAAGAAGATCAAGGCCCTGATCTCCATCAGGTCTCTGGCTCAGCACCACTCTGAAGTGCTGCTGCCCAGGCTGCATGACGTCTGTCTGGCCGTCAATAAAGAG GTGAGGCACCTGCGCTCTGCCGTATCCTGTGCTGCCATGGTGACGCTGGCCCACCTGTTTGCTCACCTGGGGCAGGACATGGATGCAGAGGCCGAGGGTGCAGCCCGAACACTGCTGCCGAAGGCTGGAGAGTCCGGCAGCTTTGTAAAGGACATGGACCTGGCCCTGGGGTACATGGTGTATAGCATCACCCCCATCCGCAGCATGAACGCTCTGATCAACGGAGGACTCAG CCACAAACATACAGCCGTGAGGAAGAGCACTGCACGGCACCTGGAGAAAGTGACAGAGGTCATGGGGGCAGCTTATCTCCTGTCTGGTAAAAAGGACCCGAGTCTGACTGCCCGCTTCATCCAAGTTGCCAGCTGCCTTGCCCTTGACCACGCACTGGAAGTCAG GAATCAGGCCCGTAACATTCTCTCTGTAGTGGCCTCCCATCCCGACCTCATCAAGATGGTGGAGAGGTTTGCCCCTCTGAGCGATCAAATCCGCATCAAGGACTTCATCAACACATGCCAGTAA
- the LOC134089206 gene encoding TOG array regulator of axonemal microtubules protein 1-like produces MDAEAEGAARTLLPKAGESGSFVKDMDLALGYMVYSITPIRSMNALINGGLSHKHTAVRKSTARHLEKVTEVMGAAYLLSGKKDLTARFIQVASCLALDHALEVRNQARNILSVVASHPDLIKMVERFAPLSDQIRIKDFINTCQKRPLR; encoded by the exons ATGGATGCAGAGGCCGAGGGTGCAGCCCGAACGCTGCTGCCGAAGGCTGGAGAGTCCGGCAGCTTTGTAAAGGACATGGACCTGGCCCTGGGGTACATGGTGTATAGCATCACCCCCATCCGCAGCATGAACGCTCTGATCAACGGAGGACTCAG ccacaaacacacagccgtgAGGAAGAGCACAGCACGGCACCTGGAGAAAGTGACGGAGGTCATGGGGGCAGCTTATCTCCTGTCTGGTAAAAAGGACCTGACTGCCCGTTTCATTCAAGTTGCCAGCTGCCTTGCCCTTGACCACGCACTGGAAGTCAG GAATCAGGCCCGTAACATTCTCTCTGTAGTGGCCTCCCATCCCGACCTCATCAAGATGGTGGAGAGGTTTGCCCCTCTGAGCGATCAAATCCGCATCAAGGACTTCATTAACACATGCCAGAAAAG ACCTTTGCGTTGA
- the LOC134089205 gene encoding Rieske domain-containing protein — protein MSCADGQETTGDDGRHCFGKREDIIQAKRVVKLVNGRDVLVLHHEGTFYALDVHCYHSGGNLALGDIEEFGGRLCIVCPWHKYKITLLEGEGMYQPVDPSVKPPRPGPWTSKGVKQRVHSVTESNGYIYVTFNPSTEPIESDCYQTEKYRATRAKMQLQKKK, from the exons ATGTCTTGTGCAGATGGGCAAGAGACCACTGGTGATGATGGAAGGCACTGTTTTGGCAAGAGAGAAGACATCATCCAGGCCAAGCGAGTTGTGAAGTTGGTGAATGGCAGGGACGTTCTGGTTCTCCACCATGAAGGAACATTTTATGCTCTGGATGTGCACTGCTACC ATTCGGGTGGCAATCTTGCACTGGGAGACATTGAG GAATTTGGTGGGCGGCTATGTATTGTGTGCCCATGGCACAAATACAAGATCACCCTGTTAGAGGGGGAAGGAATGTACCAGCCTGTGGATCCTTCAGTCAAACCCCCACGTCCAGGGCCCTGGACTTCTAAGGGGGTGAAACAGAGGGTCCACTCTGTCACTGAGAGCAATGGATACATCTATGTCACTTTTAACCCTTCCACCGAGCCAATTGAATCAGACTGCTACCAGACCGAGAAGTACAGAGCCACACGTGCTAAAATGCAACTCCAGAAGAAAAAGTGA